One segment of Streptomyces sp. TG1A-8 DNA contains the following:
- a CDS encoding MFS transporter, producing the protein MATAEPTRADDAGPGPGSGPRIRLSSTDPGGGREDRAPSRAERLRRRLLRRPALSVTALAGVLHVIWFFTFANSGGDLAAQDAWAEFVGRHPDSAYNLAWYGGMHPVSYSVVSPYLMSVLGVRTTMMIAGTVSAGLLTVVLIRSRVVRNPLWASLAGVFALLCNAVSGRVTFGLGTMFALGAVAAVFCWPHRWRFKRWAKALVAAPLAALATMASPVAGLFVGLVAVALFLQKRRPGAWALGLAPAAVVAVSAWLFPFSGTQPMTFGSVVMPLLYGLLCLFLVPRQWVTVRLTAAVYSLAVVLVWLISSQIGSNISRLPMLFAGATLIAALPFTVPRSRKWYVTVLALLGFAGWIGFKSVDDVVHTTPAASWARELAPLVNELQEVGAERGRVEVVPARSHREASALAPYVNLARGWNRQADMERNPLFYDDTLNSANYHEWLQRWAVHFVVVPKDEPDGDGGERERALVQRGMPYLTQVWGDANWQLFKVTDPAPLAEPGAVVQRAEQGEMTLRVRRAGRILIKIPYSPWLSVVDAHGRSLEPPRETEASKHRAEGTPRTYDNPNGCLMETPEDAEGDKWTVLLAPRAGTYRLAAPYQLPRGTPCPDELRTP; encoded by the coding sequence GTGGCCACTGCGGAGCCGACACGCGCCGACGACGCCGGTCCGGGACCGGGGTCCGGACCGCGAATACGCCTGTCCTCGACTGATCCGGGCGGTGGTCGCGAGGACCGCGCGCCCAGCCGTGCGGAACGGCTGCGCCGGCGGCTCCTGCGCCGCCCGGCACTGTCCGTCACCGCCCTCGCGGGCGTCCTGCACGTCATCTGGTTCTTCACGTTCGCCAACAGCGGCGGCGACCTCGCGGCCCAGGACGCCTGGGCGGAGTTCGTCGGCCGGCACCCGGACTCGGCGTACAACCTCGCCTGGTACGGCGGCATGCACCCGGTGTCGTACAGCGTGGTCTCGCCGTACCTGATGTCCGTCCTCGGCGTCCGCACGACGATGATGATCGCCGGCACCGTCTCGGCGGGCCTGCTGACGGTGGTCCTGATCCGCAGCCGCGTGGTGCGCAACCCCCTGTGGGCCTCGCTCGCCGGGGTCTTCGCGCTCCTGTGCAACGCCGTGTCGGGGCGGGTGACCTTCGGGCTCGGCACGATGTTCGCGCTCGGCGCGGTCGCGGCCGTGTTCTGCTGGCCGCACCGGTGGCGGTTCAAACGCTGGGCCAAGGCGCTGGTCGCCGCCCCGCTGGCCGCGCTCGCCACGATGGCCTCGCCGGTCGCGGGGCTGTTCGTGGGCCTGGTCGCGGTCGCGCTGTTCCTGCAGAAGCGGCGGCCGGGGGCCTGGGCGCTGGGGCTCGCGCCGGCGGCCGTGGTGGCCGTCTCGGCGTGGCTGTTCCCGTTCTCCGGCACCCAGCCGATGACGTTCGGCTCGGTGGTCATGCCGCTGCTGTACGGCCTGCTGTGCCTGTTCCTGGTGCCCAGGCAGTGGGTCACCGTCCGGCTGACGGCGGCCGTCTACAGCCTCGCGGTGGTGCTCGTGTGGCTGATCAGCTCGCAGATCGGCTCCAACATCTCGCGACTGCCGATGCTATTCGCGGGTGCGACGCTGATCGCGGCGCTGCCGTTCACGGTGCCGCGCTCGCGCAAGTGGTACGTGACCGTCCTGGCGCTCCTGGGCTTCGCCGGCTGGATCGGCTTCAAGTCGGTCGACGACGTCGTCCACACGACCCCGGCGGCCTCCTGGGCCCGGGAGCTGGCCCCGCTGGTGAACGAGTTGCAGGAGGTCGGCGCGGAGCGGGGCCGGGTGGAGGTGGTCCCGGCGCGCTCGCACCGCGAGGCCTCCGCGCTCGCGCCGTACGTGAACCTGGCGCGCGGCTGGAACCGGCAGGCCGACATGGAGCGCAACCCGCTCTTCTACGACGACACGCTCAACTCGGCCAACTACCACGAGTGGCTCCAGCGGTGGGCCGTGCACTTCGTGGTGGTGCCCAAGGACGAGCCGGACGGGGACGGCGGTGAGCGCGAGCGGGCCCTGGTCCAGCGCGGGATGCCGTACCTGACGCAGGTCTGGGGCGACGCCAACTGGCAGTTGTTCAAGGTGACGGACCCGGCGCCGCTCGCGGAGCCCGGCGCGGTGGTGCAGCGGGCCGAGCAGGGCGAGATGACGCTCCGGGTGCGCAGGGCCGGGCGGATCCTGATCAAGATCCCGTACTCGCCGTGGCTGAGCGTCGTCGACGCGCACGGCAGGAGCCTCGAACCGCCGCGGGAGACGGAGGCGTCCAAGCACCGGGCGGAGGGCACGCCGAGGACGTACGACAACCCCAACGGGTGCCTGATGGAGACGCCGGAGGACGCCGAGGGCGACAAGTGGACGGTGCTGCTCGCGCCGCGTGCGGGGACGTACCGGCTGGCGGCGCCGTACCAGCTGCCGCGCGGCACGCCGTGTCCGGACGAGCTGAGGACGCCGTGA
- a CDS encoding D-alanyl-D-alanine carboxypeptidase yields the protein MEEAPVAGESPDRSKQHESSAEPASGGAGRVPEARDPRLAVARDEDSSGAGGAGGAGSAGADTATKVLSARGVKAAAESGKRKAEEPARADSAQDAAPAEDAGLSEAVSAWVRSADDTRGTEPDAEAPKAGKPGPVASGDGETAGDGSGRRGAEEPVGRGGEGPAAAGADGDAGSGTEAAVTPGTATEADAGAVPASEGDADADPDPDTEPDAGPGVGAGPRADGGTVPAGEDAVGAEADTGAGAGATAARAAKGEAGPATAAAKAEAEADSDTHTGTGGAGAPAAEDAGTDAEADTGRTAAPAARTGATASRAAKGGPDDEAAPDAGVGKKAGPDAAAGAEGDPRAAVDQPTTLFKAARPGKGGVDQPTTMLKTGAARKAAEPEAAAPAAAGTAAAGKSAAPEPEAGTAEKTPAPAPTPAPAPERTSKFVALKSDVAPAVKPDVTTAVPQVGPERTTQQPLPPKPPLDLLAELTNTPPPPETPVRTLVRRVKIWTPLVLLLAIVLAVVQAFRPLPAPTLDLTAKDTFTFGGAKAGIPWPAQGQAALDVQGIGSFGSSGTQKPVPIASVAKVMTAYIVLRDHPLKSGARGPKIKIDQAAQDQSQAGQESTVDVTAGDAITQREALESILIASANNIARLLARWDAGSEKSFVAKMNATAKGLGMANTTYTDPSGLTDSTVSTAVDQVKLAKAAMTEPAFREVAAMMSYDDYKGVNHPNWNHLVGHDNVVGIKTGTTTSALGNLVFAAKQEVGGQTRTIVGAVIRQPAGGSDNTILSGALDAADKLIRSAQRALKPATVLRKGEVVGYVDDGLGGRTPVVTTKDVTAAGWSGLKVRLSFGAGDLPHTAKAGTRVGSLTVGDGSAGAVKVPVALREDLAEPGLTDKLTRLG from the coding sequence ATGGAGGAGGCACCGGTGGCGGGCGAGTCCCCCGACAGGTCGAAGCAGCACGAGTCGTCGGCGGAACCGGCTTCGGGGGGAGCGGGCCGGGTTCCCGAGGCTCGTGATCCGCGTCTCGCGGTGGCCCGCGACGAGGACTCCTCGGGGGCCGGGGGCGCCGGGGGTGCCGGGAGCGCCGGAGCCGACACGGCGACGAAGGTCCTCTCGGCCCGGGGCGTGAAGGCCGCGGCGGAGTCCGGGAAGCGCAAGGCCGAGGAGCCGGCACGGGCGGACTCCGCACAGGACGCGGCGCCGGCCGAGGACGCCGGTCTGAGCGAGGCCGTCTCGGCGTGGGTGCGCTCGGCGGACGACACGAGGGGGACCGAGCCGGACGCGGAGGCGCCGAAGGCCGGGAAGCCCGGACCGGTGGCCTCCGGGGACGGCGAGACGGCCGGGGACGGCTCCGGGCGCCGGGGTGCGGAGGAGCCCGTCGGCAGGGGCGGGGAGGGGCCCGCGGCGGCCGGGGCGGACGGGGACGCCGGGTCGGGCACGGAGGCGGCCGTGACGCCCGGGACGGCGACCGAGGCGGACGCCGGGGCTGTCCCGGCCTCCGAGGGCGACGCGGACGCGGACCCGGACCCCGACACGGAGCCGGACGCGGGCCCGGGCGTCGGGGCCGGGCCGCGGGCGGACGGCGGGACCGTTCCGGCCGGTGAGGACGCCGTCGGCGCCGAGGCGGACACGGGCGCCGGAGCCGGAGCCACGGCCGCCCGGGCAGCGAAGGGCGAGGCGGGCCCCGCGACCGCCGCCGCCAAGGCCGAAGCCGAAGCCGACAGCGACACCCACACCGGCACCGGCGGTGCAGGCGCCCCGGCCGCGGAGGACGCCGGGACGGACGCGGAGGCGGACACGGGCCGCACGGCTGCCCCGGCCGCGAGGACGGGCGCCACGGCCTCCCGGGCAGCGAAGGGCGGGCCGGACGACGAGGCCGCTCCGGACGCCGGGGTGGGCAAGAAGGCGGGCCCGGACGCGGCGGCCGGAGCCGAGGGCGACCCCCGGGCGGCCGTCGACCAGCCCACCACCCTGTTCAAGGCCGCGCGGCCCGGCAAGGGCGGTGTCGACCAGCCGACGACCATGCTGAAGACCGGCGCGGCCCGGAAGGCCGCGGAGCCGGAAGCCGCGGCCCCGGCCGCAGCCGGGACCGCGGCCGCCGGGAAGAGCGCGGCTCCGGAACCCGAGGCCGGGACCGCCGAGAAGACCCCGGCCCCCGCTCCCACCCCCGCCCCCGCCCCCGAGCGCACCAGCAAGTTCGTCGCGTTGAAGTCGGACGTCGCCCCGGCCGTGAAGCCGGACGTCACCACGGCCGTCCCCCAGGTGGGTCCGGAGCGCACCACCCAGCAGCCGCTGCCGCCCAAGCCGCCGCTGGACCTGCTGGCGGAACTGACGAACACGCCACCGCCGCCGGAGACCCCGGTGCGCACGCTGGTGCGGCGGGTCAAGATCTGGACCCCCCTGGTCCTGCTCCTGGCGATCGTCCTCGCGGTCGTGCAGGCGTTCCGCCCGCTCCCCGCGCCCACACTGGACCTCACGGCGAAGGACACGTTCACCTTCGGCGGGGCGAAGGCCGGCATCCCGTGGCCCGCGCAGGGCCAGGCGGCCCTGGACGTGCAGGGCATCGGCAGCTTCGGTTCGTCCGGCACGCAGAAGCCCGTGCCGATCGCGAGCGTCGCGAAGGTGATGACGGCGTACATCGTGCTGCGCGACCATCCGCTCAAGAGCGGCGCCCGCGGGCCGAAGATCAAGATCGACCAGGCGGCGCAGGACCAGTCGCAGGCGGGCCAGGAGTCCACCGTCGACGTCACCGCCGGTGACGCGATCACCCAGCGCGAGGCCCTGGAGAGCATCCTCATCGCGTCCGCGAACAACATCGCGCGCCTGCTGGCCCGCTGGGACGCGGGCTCGGAGAAGTCCTTCGTGGCGAAGATGAACGCGACCGCCAAGGGCCTCGGCATGGCCAACACCACGTACACCGATCCGTCGGGTCTGACGGACTCCACGGTCAGCACGGCCGTGGACCAGGTGAAGCTGGCCAAGGCCGCGATGACCGAGCCCGCCTTCCGCGAGGTCGCGGCGATGATGTCGTACGACGACTACAAGGGGGTCAACCACCCCAACTGGAACCACCTGGTCGGCCACGACAACGTCGTCGGCATCAAGACCGGCACCACCACCTCCGCCCTCGGCAACCTCGTCTTCGCCGCCAAGCAGGAGGTCGGCGGCCAGACGCGGACCATCGTCGGCGCCGTGATCCGCCAGCCCGCCGGCGGCTCGGACAACACGATCCTCAGCGGGGCCCTGGACGCCGCGGACAAGCTCATCCGGTCCGCGCAGAGGGCGCTGAAGCCGGCCACGGTGCTGAGGAAGGGCGAGGTCGTCGGGTACGTCGACGACGGGCTCGGCGGCCGTACGCCGGTCGTGACCACGAAGGACGTCACGGCCGCCGGCTGGTCCGGCCTGAAGGTGAGGCTGTCGTTCGGCGCGGGCGACCTGCCGCACACCGCGAAGGCCGGGACCCGGGTCGGCTCGCTCACCGTGGGCGACGGTTCGGCCGGTGCCGTCAAGGTGCCGGTGGCCCTGCGGGAGGACCTGGCCGAGCCCGGCCTCACGGACAAGCTGACCCGCCTCGGCTGA
- a CDS encoding GPP34 family phosphoprotein, with amino-acid sequence MGRSRRTLPEELLLLALDPATGTTAQPQSLDLGLAGAQLVELALAGRIAPDGDRIAVVVPRPTGDPTLDCALELLRRRGAPVRAVHWIGGPRLGLRQTYLSHLERCGMVHAVAGQMCGVLPTTRYQATDNEISREIRARLDSAIRTGVPPDPRTAALAALAHAVGLGKHLYPGNEGRSSRSRLRDLIRHDPMGGLVAHAVMDVQNGAVAQPRRGPAAPAGRQAGPGAGPVAEPAHGVPMQPHHGSMARAVAH; translated from the coding sequence ATGGGCAGGAGCCGCAGAACACTTCCGGAAGAGCTTCTGCTGCTGGCACTGGACCCGGCCACGGGTACCACTGCACAGCCGCAGTCGCTCGACCTGGGTCTGGCCGGTGCGCAGCTAGTGGAGCTGGCGCTGGCCGGACGGATAGCCCCGGACGGGGATCGTATCGCCGTGGTGGTGCCACGGCCGACAGGAGATCCGACTCTGGACTGCGCACTGGAATTGCTGCGAAGGCGCGGCGCTCCGGTACGCGCCGTCCACTGGATCGGCGGGCCGCGCCTAGGGCTCCGCCAGACCTACCTCTCGCACCTGGAGCGGTGCGGCATGGTGCATGCCGTGGCCGGCCAGATGTGCGGGGTGCTGCCGACGACGCGTTATCAGGCGACCGACAACGAGATCAGCCGGGAGATCCGGGCCCGGCTGGACTCCGCGATCCGCACCGGCGTACCACCGGACCCGCGGACCGCGGCGCTCGCCGCCCTGGCGCACGCCGTCGGCCTCGGCAAGCACCTGTATCCGGGCAACGAGGGCCGGTCCTCACGGTCCCGGCTGCGCGACCTCATCCGCCACGACCCCATGGGCGGACTGGTGGCGCACGCCGTGATGGACGTGCAGAACGGCGCCGTGGCCCAGCCGCGGCGCGGTCCGGCCGCCCCTGCCGGACGGCAGGCCGGGCCCGGGGCCGGGCCGGTCGCGGAACCCGCGCACGGCGTTCCGATGCAGCCGCACCACGGGTCCATGGCACGCGCCGTGGCCCACTGA
- a CDS encoding helix-turn-helix transcriptional regulator, translated as MASNVNPTVRRRRLGQELRRLRELKGMTAEEVAERLLVSQSKISRLENGRRSISQRDVRDLCGVYEVEDQRIVDSLMEMARDSRQQGWWHTFGDIPYSVYIGLETDAESLRVYEPQLVTGLLQTHAYAEALVQGALPETSAAEIEKRVRVRMRRQERITAEHNFLRLWVVLDEAALRRVVGSELVMREQLEHLIEMSQLPHVTVQVLPFEVGAHPGLNGQYAILEFTDAADSSVVYLEGVTSDLYLEKAQDVQKYAVMYEHLRAQSLNVEASRQFIAKVAEQYVD; from the coding sequence GTGGCGTCCAATGTCAATCCCACCGTCAGGCGGCGCCGGCTCGGCCAGGAGCTGCGCAGGCTCCGCGAACTCAAGGGCATGACGGCCGAGGAAGTGGCGGAGCGGCTGCTCGTGTCGCAGTCGAAGATCAGTCGACTGGAGAACGGCCGGCGTTCCATCAGCCAGCGCGACGTGCGCGACCTGTGCGGGGTCTACGAGGTCGAGGATCAGCGGATCGTCGACTCGCTGATGGAGATGGCCCGGGACTCGCGGCAGCAGGGCTGGTGGCACACGTTCGGGGACATCCCGTACAGCGTCTACATCGGCCTGGAGACCGACGCCGAGTCGCTGCGGGTGTACGAACCCCAGCTGGTGACCGGCCTGCTGCAGACCCACGCGTACGCGGAGGCCCTGGTGCAGGGCGCGCTGCCGGAGACGTCGGCGGCCGAGATCGAGAAGCGCGTCCGGGTGCGCATGCGGCGACAGGAACGTATCACCGCCGAGCACAACTTCCTGCGGCTGTGGGTGGTGCTGGACGAGGCGGCGCTGCGCCGGGTGGTGGGCAGCGAACTGGTGATGCGGGAACAGCTCGAGCACCTGATCGAGATGTCCCAGCTGCCGCACGTGACCGTACAGGTGCTGCCCTTCGAGGTCGGCGCGCACCCGGGGCTCAACGGCCAATACGCGATCCTGGAGTTCACCGACGCCGCCGACTCCAGCGTGGTCTACCTGGAGGGCGTCACCAGCGACCTGTACCTGGAGAAGGCGCAGGACGTGCAGAAGTACGCCGTGATGTACGAGCACTTGCGGGCACAGTCCCTCAATGTGGAAGCATCCCGGCAATTCATCGCCAAGGTGGCCGAACAGTACGTCGACTGA
- a CDS encoding DUF397 domain-containing protein, which translates to MALIQGASETWTKSSYSAGNGACVEVKAPTAAELAVRDSKVPEGPILAFPTDAWTAFVASVKA; encoded by the coding sequence ATGGCACTGATTCAGGGCGCTTCGGAGACGTGGACGAAGTCTTCATATTCCGCGGGCAACGGAGCCTGCGTCGAGGTCAAGGCGCCCACCGCCGCGGAACTCGCCGTACGCGACTCCAAGGTCCCCGAGGGCCCGATCCTGGCCTTCCCCACCGACGCGTGGACCGCCTTCGTGGCGTCGGTCAAGGCATAA